A DNA window from Synchiropus splendidus isolate RoL2022-P1 chromosome 2, RoL_Sspl_1.0, whole genome shotgun sequence contains the following coding sequences:
- the LOC128754752 gene encoding complement C3-like, translated as MHQRWTDSMTAAGHHSRMGGSGLWLLVPVAFACFSSLAEAAPLTLMSVPSIMRVGWPENIFVECQNCSGGEIGVNVYVKDFPSKANILAQTMVNLNTGNGFQGLAAVTIPVEGFSHDPNANQFVYLQAQFPDRLLQRVVMVTFQAGYMFIQTDKTLYTPNTKVYYRVFGLTPQMGAIETDASVAIEIMTPEGHVVHDDQIALNSGLLNGEYQLGELVSLGVWKVVTRFQGSPQKKYFAEFEVKEYVLPSFEVKLKSQRPFYFINEPELTIDIRATYLFGKEVDGVAYVIFEIDTEDQRISLPGSLQRVQIEKGKGTVTLKREHITQMFPNIQELEGKSIVVAVRVLTSTGSDMVEQELKGILIVSSPYTINFRRTPKYFKPSLSMDVWVEVLNPDGSPAGNVQVTVNPGRRLGVTNDDGIAKVPIDTASGDTRLRISAATNDPNIQGHQATATMEATAYQSNSRNYISISVNTEAKLKLGDNMKVTLNMNMQNNKDNIDITVLLMSKGQLVRSFREKKRGIMANLIILITKELVPSFRIIAYYHAAENELVSDSIWVDVHDTCTGTLKLEINGGSKPLEPSVMFGLKVTGDPGAAVGLVAVDKGVYVLNNKHRLTQQKIWDLVEKHDTGCTPGGGRDAMNVFYDAGLLLESSTASGTQHRKELKCPTISRRRRSLTLREVTESLVSNFTEKLEKECCQEGMTQTLLSYSCETRSEYITEGPACVAAFMYCCTQLGSKQAEMKHNALLLARVDDDDDSYIDSNDIRSRSKFPESWLWTYIHLPACAPGERKCETKSIQKDFPLQDSITTWQVTGISLSKSNGICVGDPLEVIVEKAFFVELKLPYSAVIGEQIEIKAILHNYRDKGATVRVDLIEKPHVCSSASKRGKYRQEVTVGPQSTRSVPYVIIPMKEGEHQIEVKAAVRDTELTDGIQKPLRVVSRGVLEKSPLIVHLDPAKEGVDGKQTISLNSGIPKKDIVPNSPTNTYISVTGREDLSVVLENAIRGTAMEQMISQPSGCGEQNMIGMTLPVIATLYLDRTNQWEDVGLSKRDEALQHIETGYTHELKYHKNDGSFAVFEEHSSGSSWLTAYVVKVFSMAERLIQVKKNYICDAVKYLILTAQQPDGMFKEIGTVIHGEMIGDVKGGDSDASMTAFVLVALQESHRHCNASIGSLPGAIEKSITFLEKRLPSLTNPYAVAMTSYALANEGKLQKDVLFRFAAADRTHWPTPKGHVYSLEATAYALLALVKVKAFEEAKPIVRWFSQQKKVDGGFGSTQATIIVYQAVSEYWANAREPQYDLKVDLMLPGRSLPDRFSLNRRNHFATRTSKFNEINQDVDVVATGTGEATLTMVSLYYAIPKEKESDCGKFNLSVQLIPDTVEDDEEIFKLRIDAMYKHPDLDATMTILDIGLLTGFLPETKDLDALVRGKAAVISKYEMNKGLSERGSLIIYLDKVSHKRPEEITFRVRRTMKGGILQPAAVSVYEYYDQTPCMKFYHPERKDGKLLRLCTKDECKCAEETCSMQQKGEINNNQRLAKLCESTETNSIDYAYKVSVESFSDALSTDVYTMKIMQDIKEGSLDLNIKGELRKFLGYPYCRGSFDLHSNKTYLIMGSSSDTHKDDTDGTYQYVLGEKTWIEYWPSPTECQEDLHRSACLGIRKMVNKYQLVGCEQ; from the exons ATGCACCAGAGGTGGACAGATTCCATGACAGCAGCTGGACATCACAGCAGGATGGGTGGAAGTGGACTGTGGCTGCTGGTGCCTGTGGCCTTTgcctgcttctcttctctggcAGAGGCAgctccttt GACGCTGATGTCAGTTCCCAGCATAATGCGAGTGGGCTGGCCTGAAAATATCtttgtggagtgtcagaactgctcTGGTGGTGAAATCGGGGTCAATGTCTACGTCAAGGATTTTCCATCTAAAGCCAACATTCTCGCACAGACCATGGTGAACCTGAACACAGGAAACGGTTTTCAGGGACTCGCAGCAGTTACG ATCCCTGTCGAAGGCTTCAGCCACGATCCCAATGCAAACCAGTTCGTGTACCTTCAGGCCCAGTTTCCTGACCGACTATTGCAGAGAGTGGTCATGGTCACTTTCCAGGCAGGCTACATGTTTATACAGACTGACAAGACCCTCTACACACCCAACACCAAAG TCTACTACAGGGTGTTTGGTTTGACGCCCCAAATGGGAGCTATAGAAACAGATGCATCAGTGGCCATTGAGATTATG ACACCTGAAGGACATGTTGTGCATGATGATCAAATCGCTCTGAATTCGGGGTTACTGAATGGTGAATATCAACTGGGTGAATTAGTCAG CCTTGGAGTGTGGAAAGTTGTCACCCGGTTCCAGGGCAGCCCACAGAAAAAGTACTTTGCAGAGTTTGAGGTCAAAGAATACG tgCTCCCCAGTTTTGAGGTTAAGTTGAAGAGTCAGcgaccattttattttataaacgAGCCTGAACTTACTATCGACATCCGAGCCAC GTATCTGTTTGGAAAAGAAGTGGACGGCGTCGCATATGTGATATTTGAGATCGACACAGAGGACCAGAGGATCAGTTTGCCAGGTTCACTGCAGAGAGTTCAG ATCGAGAAAGGCAAAGGCACAGTGACTCTGAAGAGAGAGCACATCACCCAAATGTTCCCGAACATTCAAGAGCTGGAGGGAAAATCTATTGTTGTAGCTGTCAGGGTGCTGACATCGACGG GCAGTGACATGGTGGAACAGGAATTGAAGGGGATTCTAATCGTGTCATCACCATACACCATCAACTTCAGAAGAACGCCCAAATACTTCAAACCATCACTGTCTATGGATGTTTGG GTTGAAGTCCTCAACCCGGATGGCAGCCCTGCGGGGAATGTTCAAGTTACAGTGAATCCTGGCCGGCGTCTGGGTGTTACCAATGACGATGGCATTGCCAAGGTTCCAATTGATACCGCTTCAGGTGACACAAGACTGAGGATCAGT GCAGCAACAAATGACCCCAACATTCAGGGCCACCAAGCGACAGCTACCATGGAAGCAACAGCCTATCAGTCCAACAGCCGCAACTATATCAGCATTT CGGTGAACACAGAAGCCAAGTTGAAACTGGGAGACAACATGAAAGTCactttgaacatgaacatgcagaacaacaaagacaacatcgacatcacagtcctg CTCATGAGCAAGGGACAGCTGGTGCGCTCCTTCCGTGAAAAGAAACGAGGCATTATGGCAAACCTCATCATTCTCATCACCAAAGAGCTGGTGCCGTCCTTCCGAATCATTGCTTACTACCACGCCGCTGAAAATGAGCTGGTGTCTGACTCCATTTGGGTGGATGTTCATGACACCTGCACAGGGACG CTGAAGCTGGAAATAAATGGTGGCTCTAAACCATTGGAACCCAGCGTAATGTTTGGTCTGAAGGTGACTGGAGATCCAGGAGCAGCTGTGGGACTGGTGGCCGTGGACAAAGGAGTCTACGTTCTTAACAACAAACACCGGCTCACACAACAAAAG ATTTGGGACCTGGTGGAGAAGCATGACACTGGCTGTACCCctggtggagggagggatgcCATGAATGTCTTCTATGATGCAGGACTTCTTCTTGAGTCCAGCACTGCGTCTGGAACCCAGCACAGGAAAG AGTTGAAGTGTCCAACGATCAGCAGGAGGAGACGATCCCTGACCCTGAGAGAAGTCACAGAAAGTTTAG TGAGTAATTTTACAGAAAAGTTGGAGAAGGAATGTTGTCAGGAGGGAATGACACAAACCTTGCTGTCATACTCCTGCGAGACACGGAGCGAGTACATCACAGAAGGACCTGCTTGTGTTGCCGCCTTCATGTACTGCTGCACACAGTTAGGGAGCAAACAGGCTGAAATGAAGCACAACGCACTTCTACTGGCTCGTG ttgacgatgatgacgacagCTACATAGACAGTAATGACATTAGGTCTCGCTCCAAGTTCCCTGAGAGCTGGCTGTGGACATACATCCATCTTCCAGCATGCGCCCCAGGAGAGCGCAAGTG tgaaaCAAAATCGATTCAGAAAGATTTTCCACTCCAGGATTCAATCACAACCTGGCAGGTGACCGGCATCAGTCTGTCCAAAAGCAACG GAATATGTGTCGGTGATCCACTGGAGGTGATAGTGGAGAAGGCATTTTTTGTTGAACTCAAATTGCCTTATTCAGCTGTCATTGGGGAGCAAATTGAAATCAAAGCAATCCTCCATAACTATCGGGACAAGGGTGCTACG GTGCGAGTGGATCTTATAGAGAAGCCGCATGTGTGCAGTTCAGCATCCAAACGCGGGAAATACAGGCAGGAAGTGACAGTTGGACCACAATCCACCAGATCTGTCCCATATGTTATCATTCCCATGAAGGAAGGAGAGCACCAGATCGAGGTCAAAGCTGCTGTGAGAGACACTGAGCTCACAGACGGTATCCAGAAGCCGCTTCGTGTGGTG TCCAGAGGCGTTCTGGAAAAATCTCCTCTGATAGTGCATCTTGATCCTGCCAAAGAAGGTGTCG ATGGCAAGCAGACGATATCTCTCAACAGTGGAATCCCCAAGAAAGACATCGTCCCAAATTCACCCACCAACACATATATCTCAGTGACAG GCAGAGAGGATTTAAGTGTCGTGTTGGAAAATGCAATTCGAGGAACCGCAATGGAGCAAATGATCTCCCAGCCATCAGGCTGTGGTGAGCAGAATATGATCGGCATGACTCTGCCTGTCATTGCGACCTTATACCTGGACAGAACTAACCAGTGGGAAGATGTTGGCTTGAGCAAACGTGATGAAGCACTGCAACACATTGAAACAG GTTACACACATGAGCTAAAGTATCATAAAAACGACGGCTCTTTTGCTGTGTTTGAAGAgcacagcagcggcagcagctg GTTGACTGCTTACGTAGTCAAGGTGTTTTCCATGGCAGAGAGGCTGatccaagtgaaaaaaaattacatttgtgATGCTGTGAAGTATCTGATCCTCACTGCTCAACAGCCTGATGGAATGTTTAAAGAAATTGGAACCGTAATCCATGGAGAAATGATT GGAGATGTGAAGGGCGGAGATTCAGATGCCTCCATGACAGCGTTCGTCCTCGTTGCGTTGCAGGAGTCTCATAGACATTGTAATGCGTCAATTGGG AGTCTACCAGGGGCAATAGAGAAATCCATCACCTTCCTGGAGAAGCGCTTGCCGTCCCTCACTAACCCTTATGCAGTTGCCATGACGTCATATGCTTTGGCCAATGAAGGAAAACTGCAGAAGGATGTGCTCTTCAGGTTTGCAGCTGCAG ACCGAACCCACTGGCCTACTCCAAAGGGGCATGTCTACTCTCTCGAGGCCACTGCTTATGCTCTTCTGGCCTTAGTCAAGGTCAAG GCTTTTGAAGAAGCCAAACCTATCGTGAGATGGTTCAGCCAACAGAAGAAGGTGGATGGTGGTTTCGGATCCACTCAG GCGACTATCATTGTCTATCAGGCCGTGTCGGAATACTGGGCCAATGCAAGAGAGCCACAGTACGATCTGAAGGTGGACCTCATGCTGCCAGGAAGGTCCTTACCTGACAGGTTCAGTCTTAACAGAAGAAACCATTTTGCAACAAGAACATCCAAG TTCAACGAGATAAACCAAGATGTGGATGTGGTCGCGACCGgcacaggagaagccactctGACG ATGGTGTCGCTGTATTACGCCataccaaaagaaaaagaaagtgactgTGGGAAGTTTAATTTGTCGGTGCAGCTGATCCCAG ACACTGTTGAAGACGATGAAGAAATTTTCAAGTTGAGGATTGATGCTAT GTACAAACATCCAGATTTGGATGCAACCATGACAATTTTGGACATCGGCCTGCTGACTGGCTTCCTCCCCGAAACAAAGGACCTGGACGCG TTGGTCAGAGGAAAGGCTGCAGTTATTTCAAAGTACGAGATGAACAAAGGCCTGTCGGAGAGAGGTTCTCTCATCATTTACCTGGACAAG GTTTCTCACAAGCGTCCAGAAGAGATCACATTCAGGGTCCGTCGCACAATGAAGGGGGGCATTTTACAACCAGCTGCCGTGTCCGTCTATGAATACTACGACC AGACGCCATGTATGAAGTTTTACCATCCGGAAAGAAAAGATGGAAAGCTGCTCAGGCTCTGTACCAAAGATGAATGCAAGTGTGCTGAAG AGACCTGCAGTATGCAGCAGAAAGGTGAAATCAACAACAACCAGCGACTAGCCAAGCTGTGTGAGAGCACAGAGACCAACAGCATAGATTATG CGTACAAAGTGTCTGTGGAGTCATTTTCCGATGCTTTGTCCACCGATGTTTACACAATGAAAATCATGCAAGACATCAAAGAAG GAAGCCTGGACTTGAACATTAAAGGAGAACTACGCAAGTTCCTTGGTTATCCATACTGCAGGGGGAGTTTCGATTTGCATTCCAATAAAACCTACCTCATCATGGGTTCatccagtgacacacacaaagatgatACGGATGGAAC GTACCAGTATGTGCTGGGGGAGAAGACATGGATCGAATACTGGCCCTCACCCACCGAGTGTCAGGAGGATCTGCACAGGAGTGCGTGTCTGGGTATAAGAAAGATGGTCAACAAATACCAACTCGTGGGATGTGAGCAGTAA